A genomic stretch from Clavelina lepadiformis chromosome 5, kaClaLepa1.1, whole genome shotgun sequence includes:
- the LOC143459998 gene encoding uncharacterized protein LOC143459998 isoform X2: MTFWKFWVATLLLFNIKASSGLCVPNNKAGEVYEYAPGGTQVLSLDGVGMVGTEVDLALDSTLSSFLELSDVNVVVKPDVNITRNDGNSAAVLTGVVTCTIISLSSPRPVSINVQIKNINANDPEFSSASYSSTISEADLPGKEILTVSATDPDGLRPTYSISCDECSTTLFRIDSSTGLITLTETLSYPPSNYDLTVTATTNDNSPYGERERFTSTIVVVNVEDVDNHPPQFQPCSSQDGCFLSYSSDISTTYTGDLSIMPQNIAAEDLDPGINATITYAFTNTSSPQDYADHFFIERETGLVTVSKAVTSRTVYTLGISATESTGKSTFALLRVDVSEKDDYKPELNIPLSEGYIQENSLGSLAYVTEDENGTIPLKISASDLDNINASFVYKVTPEEFQITSDGFVIYSPGVSGVYSSGPASFEVTAINIDADTDSPNRASDTKTILLTVVPSPLTTTAVSTTYTTVDTTIAPSTADTTVTSTEVTQTTENTSGAISYTPSTSSASLTDTTVTNTESNTISTSAMMSSSTAITGETSYTATAPTVASATSVASDATTSGTSSSVVNTIHTDSTLSPISKESTHISATSGSTTAAFDTSSSNDFSATTSSLPVSDSTTNTADTATKLLVLAESSTAPSISDFSTLATDISSSSNNTTQRYITMLNELTESHFNSEATSETSDSTIYVTNSDSVSDIATTSILGESSTESSIIHSSPVVPSIFPATSDLSSRYNTVITDVTTSSVVDPTDGSSTTNAPETGISTTNPGFVVTEVPMVEAATLYAVAGTLGGLLFVCFIVIAYLVYKICKPSKDSDDKSILDETSSTSPSVTHTNFAYEYGETNDDHDNEPAPAEDPTYENDPAQATEVEVEDEALNVQEDDSGTEINDYEELEENDGETPAPIEEYEEAPPAPPIVVNNAEEAATSFIDEIPNGIPGIAVAAAAASAAVVAAAEFSSKAIDGDEEDDIHDYGYAFKQGQVKADKILKNGEFGETRLVTIEKYGLDRTDTQAVVKSLEIGSASTSDVNSCHAKIRLMKKACEQEHSNILQFYGTHEDAGQIHVATMYAPHGDLNSYLKSVKAAEDVEPHQLMLIIAGIGKGLQFLHAKDIVHCHLRSKCIMLDSEFNAMISDYENNEVTSVKPDDDRKRWQALEVLGGELSVAASDIWSFGVVMWEITSYGTTPYVDLSENELYNYLADSNRLKQPSGCSDSLFYLMESCWNKDTRFRPDMYVLNGNLSEKLLEDSNQLIKPHEHFEQPLFLGRASRRIIPLPLKTSNDSLEFSPERNLSAWI; encoded by the exons ATGACTTTTTGGAAGTTCTGGGTAGCAACTCTACTTTTATTTAACATCAAGGCATCGTCAG GTCTGTGTGTTCCAAACAATAAAGCAGGAGAAGTTTATGAATATGCACCAGGTGGAACACAAGTTTTATCTCTTGATGGTGTGGGAATGGTTGGAACTGAAGTTGACCTTGCACTTGATTCAACGCTAAGCTCATTCCTGGAACTATCTGATGTTAATGTTGTAGTAAAGCCTGATGTTAATATAACAAGAAATGATGGCAACAGTGCTGCAGTTCTTACTGGTGTAGTTACTTGTACTATCATCAGTTTAAGCAGTCCTCGG CCAGTTTCAATCAACGTTCAAATAAAGAATATCAATGCCAATGATCCCGAGTTTAGCTCTGCAAGCTATTCTTCAACGATAAGTgaa GCAGATCTCCCGggtaaagaaattttaaccGTCTCAGCAACAGATCCAGATGGATTACGACCCACATACAGTATAAGTTGTGATGAGTGTTCAACAACGCTATTCAGGATTGATTCATCTACTGGATTAATAACTCTTACTGAAACTCTAAGCTATCCTCCATCAAATTATGATCTAACAGT CACTGCTACAACTAATGATAATAGTCCATACGGTGAAAGAGAAAGATTTACCAGCACCATTGTAGTTGTTAATGTTGAGGATGTTGATAATCATCCTCCTCAGTTTCAACCTTGTTCATCTCAAGATGGCTGCTTTCTTTCATACTCAAGCGATATTAGCACAACTTATACAGGG GATCTAAGCATAATGCCTCAAAATATTGCTGCTGAGGATTTGGACCCTGGAATTAATGCAACTATCACATATGCTTTCACAAATA CCAGCTCACCACAAGATTATGCTGACCATTTCTTTATTGAACGAGAAACTGGTTTGGTTACAGTCAGTAAAGCAGTAACATCTCGAACAGTGTATACATTAGGCATCAGTGCCACAGAAAGCACAGGAAAGTCAACATTCGCTCTTTTAAGA GTTGATGTAAGCGAAAAAGATGATTACAAGCCAGAGTTAAATATACCTTTATCAGAGGGTTACATACAAGAGAATTCACTTGGATCACTTGCATATGTAACTGAAGATGAGAATGGAACAATCCCATTAAAAATTTCTGCTAGTGATTTGGATAATATAAAT GCATCATTTGTATATAAAGTTACTCCTGAGGAATTTCAAATTACAAGTGATGGGTTTGTAATTTATTCTCCTGGTGTTTCTGGTGTTTATTCATCTGGACCGGCATCTTTTGAG GTTACTGCTATCAACATTGATGCTGATACTGATTCTCCAAATAGAGCTTCTGATACTAAAACAATATTATTAACTGTTGTACCCAGCC CTTTAACTACAACTGCAGTGAGCACTACATACACAACAGTAGACACCACTATTGCACCTTCCACAGCAG ATACAACTGTCACATCCACAGAAGTTACCCAAACAACTGAAAACACGAGCG GAGCGATATCATACACACCTTCAACATCCTCTGCTAGCTTAACTGACACTACAGTAACTAACACCGAAAGTAATACAATTTCAACATCTGCCATGATGTCTTCATCTACAGCAATCACTG GTGAAACTAGTTATACTGCTACAGCACCTACTGTTGCTTCAGCAACTTCAGTTGCGAGTGATGCAACAACAAGTGGCACTTCTAGTTCGGTTGTTAATACCATTCACACAGACAGCACTTTGTCTCCTATCAGCAAAGAATCAACACATATTAGCG CTACCTCTGGGTCAACAACTGCTGCATTTGATACTAGCAGTTCTAATGATTTTTCAG CAACCACATCTTCTTTGCCAGTATCAGATAGTACCACAAACACTGCAG ACACTGCCACAAAATTATTAGTACTTGCTGAAAGCAGCACCGCACCTAGTATCTCAGATTTTTCAACCTTGGCTACCGACATTTCCTCATCATCTAATAATACTACTCAAAGATATATAACAATGTTGAATGAATTGACTGAATCTCATTTTAATTCAGAAG CTACTTCAGAAACATCAGATTCCACAATTTACGTGACCAATTCTGACAGTGTGTCAG ATATAGCAACAACATCAATACTTGGTGAAAGTAGCACCGAAAGTAGTATTATACATTCTTCTCCCGTTGTCCCCTCCATTTTCCCAGCTACTAGTGACCTTTCGTCACGGTATAATACAGTTATTACTGATGTGACTACATCTAGTGTAGTTGACCCAACAG ATGGATCTTCCACTACAAATGCCCCAGAAACTGGAATAAGCACAACTAATCCTG GATTTGTGGTAACTGAAGTTCCAATGGTGGAAGCTGCAACTTTATACGCAGTTGCTGGCACACTCGGTGGTCTTTTGTTTGTCTGTTTCATAGTCATTGCATATCTGGtgtataaaatttgcaaaccaTCAAAAGATAGTGATGACAAATCGATTCTTGATGAAACTTCTTCAACTTCG CCAAGTGTAACCCACACAAATTTTGCTTACGAATACGGTGAAACAAATGATGATCATGATAATGAACCAGCACCTGCTGAAGATCCCACTTATG AAAACGATCCTGCTCAAGCCACTGAAGTAGAAGTCGAAGATGAAGCTTTGAACGTTCAGGAGGATGACAGTGGTACTGAAATAAATGACTATGAAGAGCTTGAAGAAAATGATGGTGAAACACCTGCTCCAATAGAAGAATATGAAGAGGCACCTCCTGCGCCTCCAATTGTTGTTAATAATGCTGAAGAAGCTGCGACATCATTCAtagatgaaat CCCAAATGGCATTCCTGGAATAGCTGTTGCTGCTGCTGCCGCCTCTGCTGCAGTTGTTGCCGCAGCTGAATTTTCTTCCAAGGCAATTGACGGAGATGAAGAAGATGATATTCACGATTATGGCTATGCCTTTAAACAAGGACAAGTCAAAGCTGATAAAATTCTCAAG AATGGAGAGTTTGGAGAGACACGGTTGGTCACAATTGAAAAGTATGGATTGGATAGAACAGACACGCAGGCTGTTGTTAAAAGTTTGGA AATCGGTTCAGCATCAACTTCTGATGTGAATAGCTGCCATGCTAAAATTAGACTGATGAAAAAGGCGTGTGAACAAGAACATTCTAATATCTTGCAATTCTATGGCACTCATGAAGATgcag GGCAGATTCACGTCGCTACCATGTATGCACCACATGGAGATTTAAACAGTTACCTGAAATCTGTTAAAGCTGCCGAAGATGTTGAACCTCATCAACTGATGCTTATTATTGCTGGAATTGGAAAAGGCTTGCAGTTTTTACACGCCAA AGACATTGTCCATTGTCACTTGCGGTCAAAATGCATCATGCTGGATTCTGAATTTAATGCTATGATCAGCGACTACGAAAACAATGAAGTGACTTCAGTGAAG CCCGATGACGACAGAAAGAGATGGCAAGCCCTTGAAGTTCTCGGTGGCGAGCTCAGTGTTGCGGCGTCTGACAT aTGGTCCTTTGGTGTTGTTATGTGGGAAATTACGTCATATGGAACAACGCCCTACGTGGACCTTTCCGAAAACGAACTATACAATTACCTTGCTGATAGCAACAGACTGAAGCAGCCTTCCGGATGTTCTGATTCTCT GTTTTACTTGATGGAGAGCTGCTGGAACAAGGACACTCGTTTCAGGCCTGACATGTACGTTCTCAATGGAAACTTGTCTGAGAAATTACTGGAAGATTCGAAC
- the LOC143459998 gene encoding uncharacterized protein LOC143459998 isoform X1 translates to MTFWKFWVATLLLFNIKASSGLCVPNNKAGEVYEYAPGGTQVLSLDGVGMVGTEVDLALDSTLSSFLELSDVNVVVKPDVNITRNDGNSAAVLTGVVTCTIISLSSPRPVSINVQIKNINANDPEFSSASYSSTISEADLPGKEILTVSATDPDGLRPTYSISCDECSTTLFRIDSSTGLITLTETLSYPPSNYDLTVTATTNDNSPYGERERFTSTIVVVNVEDVDNHPPQFQPCSSQDGCFLSYSSDISTTYTGDLSIMPQNIAAEDLDPGINATITYAFTNTSSPQDYADHFFIERETGLVTVSKAVTSRTVYTLGISATESTGKSTFALLRVDVSEKDDYKPELNIPLSEGYIQENSLGSLAYVTEDENGTIPLKISASDLDNINASFVYKVTPEEFQITSDGFVIYSPGVSGVYSSGPASFEVTAINIDADTDSPNRASDTKTILLTVVPSPLTTTAVSTTYTTVDTTIAPSTADTTVTSTEVTQTTENTSGAISYTPSTSSASLTDTTVTNTESNTISTSAMMSSSTAITGETSYTATAPTVASATSVASDATTSGTSSSVVNTIHTDSTLSPISKESTHISATSGSTTAAFDTSSSNDFSATTSSLPVSDSTTNTADTATKLLVLAESSTAPSISDFSTLATDISSSSNNTTQRYITMLNELTESHFNSEATSETSDSTIYVTNSDSVSDIATTSILGESSTESSIIHSSPVVPSIFPATSDLSSRYNTVITDVTTSSVVDPTDGSSTTNAPETGISTTNPGFVVTEVPMVEAATLYAVAGTLGGLLFVCFIVIAYLVYKICKPSKDSDDKSILDETSSTSPSVTHTNFAYEYGETNDDHDNEPAPAEDPTYENDPAQATEVEVEDEALNVQEDDSGTEINDYEELEENDGETPAPIEEYEEAPPAPPIVVNNAEEAATSFIDEIPNGIPGIAVAAAAASAAVVAAAEFSSKAIDGDEEDDIHDYGYAFKQGQVKADKILKNGEFGETRLVTIEKYGLDRTDTQAVVKSLEIGSASTSDVNSCHAKIRLMKKACEQEHSNILQFYGTHEDAGQIHVATMYAPHGDLNSYLKSVKAAEDVEPHQLMLIIAGIGKGLQFLHAKDIVHCHLRSKCIMLDSEFNAMISDYENNEVTSVKPDDDRKRWQALEVLGGELSVAASDIWSFGVVMWEITSYGTTPYVDLSENELYNYLADSNRLKQPSGCSDSLFYLMESCWNKDTRFRPDMYVLNGNLSEKLLEDSNELIGLDLSSGPANRGIDPNDVSITIPDDPTSPYDVIVKSSQLQQRSEDITAL, encoded by the exons ATGACTTTTTGGAAGTTCTGGGTAGCAACTCTACTTTTATTTAACATCAAGGCATCGTCAG GTCTGTGTGTTCCAAACAATAAAGCAGGAGAAGTTTATGAATATGCACCAGGTGGAACACAAGTTTTATCTCTTGATGGTGTGGGAATGGTTGGAACTGAAGTTGACCTTGCACTTGATTCAACGCTAAGCTCATTCCTGGAACTATCTGATGTTAATGTTGTAGTAAAGCCTGATGTTAATATAACAAGAAATGATGGCAACAGTGCTGCAGTTCTTACTGGTGTAGTTACTTGTACTATCATCAGTTTAAGCAGTCCTCGG CCAGTTTCAATCAACGTTCAAATAAAGAATATCAATGCCAATGATCCCGAGTTTAGCTCTGCAAGCTATTCTTCAACGATAAGTgaa GCAGATCTCCCGggtaaagaaattttaaccGTCTCAGCAACAGATCCAGATGGATTACGACCCACATACAGTATAAGTTGTGATGAGTGTTCAACAACGCTATTCAGGATTGATTCATCTACTGGATTAATAACTCTTACTGAAACTCTAAGCTATCCTCCATCAAATTATGATCTAACAGT CACTGCTACAACTAATGATAATAGTCCATACGGTGAAAGAGAAAGATTTACCAGCACCATTGTAGTTGTTAATGTTGAGGATGTTGATAATCATCCTCCTCAGTTTCAACCTTGTTCATCTCAAGATGGCTGCTTTCTTTCATACTCAAGCGATATTAGCACAACTTATACAGGG GATCTAAGCATAATGCCTCAAAATATTGCTGCTGAGGATTTGGACCCTGGAATTAATGCAACTATCACATATGCTTTCACAAATA CCAGCTCACCACAAGATTATGCTGACCATTTCTTTATTGAACGAGAAACTGGTTTGGTTACAGTCAGTAAAGCAGTAACATCTCGAACAGTGTATACATTAGGCATCAGTGCCACAGAAAGCACAGGAAAGTCAACATTCGCTCTTTTAAGA GTTGATGTAAGCGAAAAAGATGATTACAAGCCAGAGTTAAATATACCTTTATCAGAGGGTTACATACAAGAGAATTCACTTGGATCACTTGCATATGTAACTGAAGATGAGAATGGAACAATCCCATTAAAAATTTCTGCTAGTGATTTGGATAATATAAAT GCATCATTTGTATATAAAGTTACTCCTGAGGAATTTCAAATTACAAGTGATGGGTTTGTAATTTATTCTCCTGGTGTTTCTGGTGTTTATTCATCTGGACCGGCATCTTTTGAG GTTACTGCTATCAACATTGATGCTGATACTGATTCTCCAAATAGAGCTTCTGATACTAAAACAATATTATTAACTGTTGTACCCAGCC CTTTAACTACAACTGCAGTGAGCACTACATACACAACAGTAGACACCACTATTGCACCTTCCACAGCAG ATACAACTGTCACATCCACAGAAGTTACCCAAACAACTGAAAACACGAGCG GAGCGATATCATACACACCTTCAACATCCTCTGCTAGCTTAACTGACACTACAGTAACTAACACCGAAAGTAATACAATTTCAACATCTGCCATGATGTCTTCATCTACAGCAATCACTG GTGAAACTAGTTATACTGCTACAGCACCTACTGTTGCTTCAGCAACTTCAGTTGCGAGTGATGCAACAACAAGTGGCACTTCTAGTTCGGTTGTTAATACCATTCACACAGACAGCACTTTGTCTCCTATCAGCAAAGAATCAACACATATTAGCG CTACCTCTGGGTCAACAACTGCTGCATTTGATACTAGCAGTTCTAATGATTTTTCAG CAACCACATCTTCTTTGCCAGTATCAGATAGTACCACAAACACTGCAG ACACTGCCACAAAATTATTAGTACTTGCTGAAAGCAGCACCGCACCTAGTATCTCAGATTTTTCAACCTTGGCTACCGACATTTCCTCATCATCTAATAATACTACTCAAAGATATATAACAATGTTGAATGAATTGACTGAATCTCATTTTAATTCAGAAG CTACTTCAGAAACATCAGATTCCACAATTTACGTGACCAATTCTGACAGTGTGTCAG ATATAGCAACAACATCAATACTTGGTGAAAGTAGCACCGAAAGTAGTATTATACATTCTTCTCCCGTTGTCCCCTCCATTTTCCCAGCTACTAGTGACCTTTCGTCACGGTATAATACAGTTATTACTGATGTGACTACATCTAGTGTAGTTGACCCAACAG ATGGATCTTCCACTACAAATGCCCCAGAAACTGGAATAAGCACAACTAATCCTG GATTTGTGGTAACTGAAGTTCCAATGGTGGAAGCTGCAACTTTATACGCAGTTGCTGGCACACTCGGTGGTCTTTTGTTTGTCTGTTTCATAGTCATTGCATATCTGGtgtataaaatttgcaaaccaTCAAAAGATAGTGATGACAAATCGATTCTTGATGAAACTTCTTCAACTTCG CCAAGTGTAACCCACACAAATTTTGCTTACGAATACGGTGAAACAAATGATGATCATGATAATGAACCAGCACCTGCTGAAGATCCCACTTATG AAAACGATCCTGCTCAAGCCACTGAAGTAGAAGTCGAAGATGAAGCTTTGAACGTTCAGGAGGATGACAGTGGTACTGAAATAAATGACTATGAAGAGCTTGAAGAAAATGATGGTGAAACACCTGCTCCAATAGAAGAATATGAAGAGGCACCTCCTGCGCCTCCAATTGTTGTTAATAATGCTGAAGAAGCTGCGACATCATTCAtagatgaaat CCCAAATGGCATTCCTGGAATAGCTGTTGCTGCTGCTGCCGCCTCTGCTGCAGTTGTTGCCGCAGCTGAATTTTCTTCCAAGGCAATTGACGGAGATGAAGAAGATGATATTCACGATTATGGCTATGCCTTTAAACAAGGACAAGTCAAAGCTGATAAAATTCTCAAG AATGGAGAGTTTGGAGAGACACGGTTGGTCACAATTGAAAAGTATGGATTGGATAGAACAGACACGCAGGCTGTTGTTAAAAGTTTGGA AATCGGTTCAGCATCAACTTCTGATGTGAATAGCTGCCATGCTAAAATTAGACTGATGAAAAAGGCGTGTGAACAAGAACATTCTAATATCTTGCAATTCTATGGCACTCATGAAGATgcag GGCAGATTCACGTCGCTACCATGTATGCACCACATGGAGATTTAAACAGTTACCTGAAATCTGTTAAAGCTGCCGAAGATGTTGAACCTCATCAACTGATGCTTATTATTGCTGGAATTGGAAAAGGCTTGCAGTTTTTACACGCCAA AGACATTGTCCATTGTCACTTGCGGTCAAAATGCATCATGCTGGATTCTGAATTTAATGCTATGATCAGCGACTACGAAAACAATGAAGTGACTTCAGTGAAG CCCGATGACGACAGAAAGAGATGGCAAGCCCTTGAAGTTCTCGGTGGCGAGCTCAGTGTTGCGGCGTCTGACAT aTGGTCCTTTGGTGTTGTTATGTGGGAAATTACGTCATATGGAACAACGCCCTACGTGGACCTTTCCGAAAACGAACTATACAATTACCTTGCTGATAGCAACAGACTGAAGCAGCCTTCCGGATGTTCTGATTCTCT GTTTTACTTGATGGAGAGCTGCTGGAACAAGGACACTCGTTTCAGGCCTGACATGTACGTTCTCAATGGAAACTTGTCTGAGAAATTACTGGAAGATTCGAAC